One Streptomyces sp. NBC_00223 genomic window carries:
- a CDS encoding HNH endonuclease family protein, with the protein MPKYRLLHGVCAAAGSVLLAATALFAGGGSAQAALPTPIAASTALTYLSGMTATDETHASTYDRSLFPTWITISGTCNTREYVLKRDGSDVVTNSACTATSGSWTSPYDGVTTTNPSTFDIDHLVPLSEAWASGAWAWTTAQRQAFANDVTRPQLLAVSASSNRSKGDDDPAEWLPQASYQCTYARAWVQVKHYYGLDVDTAEKTKLRSVLNGC; encoded by the coding sequence ATGCCCAAATACCGTCTCCTGCACGGCGTCTGCGCCGCCGCCGGTTCCGTACTGCTCGCCGCGACCGCGCTGTTCGCGGGCGGCGGCAGCGCACAGGCCGCCCTGCCCACCCCCATCGCCGCCTCGACCGCCCTCACCTACCTGTCGGGCATGACGGCGACCGACGAGACGCACGCGTCCACGTACGACCGCAGCCTGTTCCCGACCTGGATCACCATCTCGGGCACCTGCAACACCCGGGAGTACGTGCTCAAGCGCGACGGCTCGGACGTCGTGACCAACAGCGCCTGTACGGCCACCTCCGGCAGTTGGACCAGCCCGTACGACGGCGTGACCACCACCAACCCCTCGACCTTCGACATCGACCACCTCGTACCGCTCTCCGAGGCGTGGGCGTCCGGCGCGTGGGCGTGGACCACCGCGCAGCGGCAGGCGTTCGCCAACGATGTGACCCGCCCCCAACTGCTCGCGGTCTCCGCGTCGTCCAACCGCTCCAAGGGCGACGACGACCCGGCCGAGTGGCTGCCGCAGGCGTCGTACCAGTGCACGTACGCGCGGGCCTGGGTGCAGGTCAAGCACTACTACGGTCTCGACGTGGACACCGCCGAGAAGACGAAGCTCAGGTCGGTGCTCAACGGCTGCTGA
- a CDS encoding nitroreductase/quinone reductase family protein — protein sequence MTTDATTGERQSRNASIMSELRANGGRLGSGQVLVIVTTVGVRTGREFETPMCVREDGDDLIVAASAGGQPRHPQWYPNLVAHPEVGVEYLGESFRATAATVTNGPDRDRLFHLLSEEITGLYGYQDRCRNDRQIPLVRLTRAAG from the coding sequence ATGACTACCGATGCCACGACCGGCGAACGCCAGTCCAGGAACGCCTCGATCATGTCCGAACTGCGCGCGAACGGCGGCCGGCTCGGCAGCGGGCAGGTGCTCGTCATCGTCACCACGGTCGGTGTGCGCACCGGACGCGAGTTCGAGACACCGATGTGCGTGCGGGAGGACGGCGACGATCTGATCGTCGCCGCCTCGGCCGGCGGTCAGCCCCGGCACCCCCAGTGGTACCCGAACCTCGTCGCCCACCCCGAGGTCGGCGTCGAGTACCTCGGCGAGTCGTTCCGGGCGACCGCCGCCACCGTGACCAACGGTCCCGACCGCGACCGCCTCTTCCACCTGCTGAGCGAGGAGATCACCGGGCTGTACGGCTACCAGGACCGCTGCCGGAACGACCGGCAGATCCCCCTCGTACGCCTCACCCGCGCGGCGGGCTGA
- a CDS encoding helix-turn-helix domain-containing protein → MPESPSSSAQAAREAVARRLRTMRKSAGLTVTELADRCGWHHAKTSRIENGRTAPSAVDIRRWSAACEQSAQAEDLIARSLDAESMYREWREQVRAGMRQLQESAARLFHETALFRVYSSTMVPGLLQTEGYAAALLSTIADFRQIPVNDGPEAARARVERSRVIHQPGHRFVFLVEEAALRYRIGDAEAMAAQLGHLLTAGALPAVSLGIIPGTARARGMWPQETFHVYDDRLVSVELLSAEVTVSRPGEVALYVAAFERLRAMAVYGADARALVVRAIDALR, encoded by the coding sequence ATGCCCGAATCACCGTCGTCCTCCGCCCAAGCCGCGCGGGAGGCGGTGGCACGGCGCCTGCGCACCATGCGCAAGAGTGCCGGGCTGACGGTCACCGAGCTGGCCGACCGGTGCGGCTGGCACCACGCCAAGACCTCCCGTATCGAGAACGGGCGGACAGCCCCTTCCGCCGTCGACATACGCCGCTGGTCGGCCGCGTGCGAGCAGTCCGCACAGGCCGAGGATCTGATCGCGCGGTCCCTCGACGCCGAGTCGATGTACCGGGAGTGGCGCGAGCAGGTCCGGGCCGGGATGCGACAACTCCAGGAGAGCGCCGCACGGCTCTTCCACGAGACGGCGCTCTTCCGGGTCTACTCGTCGACAATGGTGCCGGGCCTGCTCCAGACCGAGGGGTACGCCGCGGCGCTGCTGTCGACGATCGCTGACTTCCGGCAGATCCCCGTCAACGACGGCCCCGAGGCCGCGCGGGCCCGCGTCGAACGGTCCCGGGTCATCCACCAGCCGGGGCACCGGTTCGTGTTCCTCGTCGAGGAGGCGGCACTGCGCTACCGGATCGGTGACGCGGAGGCGATGGCCGCGCAGCTCGGCCACTTGCTGACGGCCGGCGCGCTGCCGGCGGTGTCGCTGGGCATCATCCCGGGCACGGCACGCGCGCGCGGAATGTGGCCGCAGGAGACCTTCCATGTGTACGACGACCGTCTGGTGTCGGTGGAACTGCTCTCGGCGGAGGTGACCGTCAGCCGGCCCGGCGAAGTCGCCCTGTACGTCGCCGCGTTCGAGCGGTTGCGGGCCATGGCCGTGTACGGGGCCGACGCTCGGGCCCTGGTGGTGCGCGCGATCGACGCGCTGCGCTGA
- the dapD gene encoding 2,3,4,5-tetrahydropyridine-2,6-dicarboxylate N-succinyltransferase codes for MTDTRAPGATGLGLATVADDGTVLDTWYPAPELTEAPGPAGSTRLTPEQAAEALGASAPKALGPDPRRGVEVIAVRTVISSTDDKPLDAHDAYLRLHLLSHRLVRPNGLNLEGLFALLANVAWTSLGPVPVPHIEATRLAARAEGLHLAVYGIDKFPRMTDYVAPSGVRIADADRVRLGAHLAAGTTVMHEGFCNFNAGTLGTSMVEGRISQGVVIGDGSDVGGGASIMGTLSGGGTQIISVGERCLLGAESGLGIALGDDCVVEAGLYVTAGTRVTLPDGQIAKAVELSGADNLLFRRNSTTGKVEVLQRTGSWGGLNAALHSHN; via the coding sequence ATGACTGACACCCGTGCCCCCGGCGCCACCGGCCTCGGCCTCGCCACCGTCGCCGACGACGGCACCGTACTCGACACCTGGTACCCCGCCCCGGAACTCACCGAGGCACCGGGCCCCGCGGGCAGCACACGCCTCACCCCCGAGCAGGCCGCCGAGGCCCTGGGCGCCTCCGCCCCCAAGGCGCTGGGCCCCGACCCCCGCCGCGGCGTCGAGGTCATCGCCGTCCGTACGGTCATCTCCTCGACCGACGACAAGCCCCTCGACGCGCACGACGCGTATTTGCGGCTGCACCTGCTCAGCCACCGCCTGGTCCGCCCCAACGGCCTGAACCTCGAAGGTCTGTTCGCCCTCCTCGCGAACGTCGCCTGGACCTCGCTCGGCCCGGTGCCCGTGCCGCACATCGAGGCGACCCGGCTGGCCGCCCGCGCGGAGGGCCTGCACCTGGCGGTGTACGGCATCGACAAGTTCCCCCGGATGACCGACTACGTGGCCCCCTCCGGCGTCCGGATCGCCGACGCCGACCGGGTCCGCCTGGGCGCCCACCTCGCCGCGGGCACGACCGTCATGCACGAGGGCTTCTGCAACTTCAACGCGGGCACGCTGGGCACCTCGATGGTCGAGGGCCGGATCTCGCAGGGCGTCGTCATCGGCGACGGCTCCGACGTCGGCGGCGGCGCGTCCATCATGGGCACCCTCTCCGGCGGCGGCACGCAGATCATCTCGGTCGGCGAACGCTGCCTGCTCGGCGCCGAGTCGGGGCTCGGCATCGCGCTGGGCGACGACTGCGTGGTCGAGGCCGGGCTCTACGTCACCGCGGGCACCCGCGTCACCCTGCCCGACGGCCAGATCGCCAAGGCCGTCGAGCTGTCCGGCGCCGACAACCTTCTCTTCCGCCGCAACTCCACCACCGGCAAGGTCGAGGTGCTCCAGCGCACCGGCTCCTGGGGCGGGCTCAACGCGGCGCTGCACAGCCACAACTGA